The nucleotide window CAGATtactttatattcatatataattttttagtaAGCACTTTGCCATAGTTATAACTACTTATTCTTCAAACAACAAATGGCATCAGAACTTTCAAACTGCATTCTGGTTAGAATAATATCCTGAAATTGGAGTTGGGGACAAAATTGAATCATTAATTTGTCCAACTGGTTAGGAGCATTTATTTCCCAATGAGAATGAGATGCACATCACTTTGCAGGCTCTTGAGAACTGTCTCCAGGAGCAGGCGCGGCTCAGAGCCCAAGTGCACCTGCTCGAGACCCGGGTCAAACAGCAACAGGTCAAGATCACGCGGCTTTTGCATGAGAAGGAAATCCAATTCCTCGATAAAGGAGAGGAGAATAATGTCATTGACCTTGGAGGCAAGAGGCAGTATGCAGGTCAGAACCTATTTTTCCTAATTGCTTCAGGAACTTAAAATATACACCCATGTGCAAAGGTGATGCTCATTGTTTGGTACTTCAGGTTTTGCTAAAGAGCTTTTCCTATTCCAGTAACGAGCAACATGAAGCATTATACCAAATTTAAATACCTTCTACCACATTTAATCCTTTTCTCTCTATAACCTCTGCAGGCGATATATAATACCAAAGCTAAATATctcagaatttatatattttaatgagagATTAAAGACAATAGATTATTTAGATACCGGTGGGCAAATAGTCAATTATATTTGTGAAGTTCTAcaattgagttttgtttttaatcgtGCATCATTTCTTGTTACGTTTATACAGTTTTCCCTTCTGAAACTGTTACGTGCTTTAGGGTAGTAAGTAAGGTAATAGAATAAAAaggcagggaaagaaaaagggTCACAATTATTTAGGGAAATACAAGGGCTGTTTTTCCCTGTATATTTTATGGTTTGGTAATTTCCTTGTTGATTGGGTCAGTGTTTCCACCCGGAAACTTAATGACCTTAGATTGTCAACACATTGCACATATCATTGTTCCAATAGAAAATTACTCACATGCCTTCCTCCAGACATCTTTTAAAGTAACCAAACCATAATTGTCAGAAACAAGAATGTCATCTAGAGCACTTTGTTTCTATGTTCGCTCTAGCTACTGCAATGATATGTTATCATTTCTTTGTCTATGTGTCTGTCCTGATCAATCAACCAGGCACTTTGTAAGGTCTAGGATGATGTTTCatcattctttcttccctcttgccTATTAGAGTACCTGGAATATAATAGAGCCTCGCACTTATGAATGAAAGCAAGGTAGTACATAGAGATAGGAAGAGCTAGATAAGCAAATATAAGTTGGAAAATAGATCTGACTATAAATGGAAAACTGTAGAGGCTAAAGAGATTCCAGGCTGATAGAATAAAGACatctttattttgtgtttctaaATACACTCATCAGTGTAGGATATAAGAATTGGGAGGATTTTAGAAACTATGCTTCAACAAAGtgccccctttttctttctttaccaagAACCCAATCTCTTTCTGGTCAGACTTGCATCTAGAGGCTCCTGACACTCTATTGTCCAGCCCCTTGATCTCCTACCTTTGATTCTTGGGAGTCCAACTGCCCTTCCTTCACGTAGGGATCAGAAGAAGGCCTGTGGTGAAGGGATTGAAGGTAGTGTGAGGATGGCCGGTGGCTCTGCGGCATGCAACAAAGAGGAAGCAAGGACAGCTTGGGTAAAAATAGGCTTGGGAAATAAAGGCACTGTCTGAAGCAATCTCAGGGGCAGAGAGCCAGGAACTAGAATCTAAGAAGAGAACCATGGTGATGATTAGGCAATACAATGAAAGAAAGCTCAGGAAAGCCatcaaacaaaaacagaatcagTAGAAATTCCTTGAAGACCATGATCCTCAGCCAGGGCTAcccatcagaatcacctggtgacCTTGTAAAATGCTGATGCCAATAAAAGAACTGTGAAGGGTCTGAGGTTTTACTCTATTGGCTGCTTGACAAATTAAACTGCCGCTGTTTTATGGATGCCAGGAGAAGATAAGAGACTGGGTCAGGAGTCTTCATGTTTGTACCAATATCCCTTGCTTGCAAATACTTCGGGAGCAGAGCAGAGTAATCCAGGGAGAATGTGGAGGcactgggctgtgtccctgctgAGGAACCTGAgtttaagaaatcaataaaaatcaatcttttaTTATGGGTTACAACCAAATTGgcccattcttttctcctttgtaagaGACGTTATTGTTACGAAAGTGGACAGAAACGAAACTGTCATCTGCTTTAGAGGGAGACACTGTCTCTATCTTCTAAGGCTATTTACTCTATGAAGATCCTTGAAAAAATAGTCCAGAACATAAACCCTGCTTGCAAAACGTGTAGAAAGGCAATGACCTACGGGAAACTATACATATAGTGCCTAGGTTCTATTCCAATTAAATGAGAATTTAGGTCGCATTTAATGAGAACCCCTACAGCACTGAAAAGGGATGTGCTTTTGCTGATGGATGTGGATGAGATTGTTCAAGACCAGAATCAGGTCAGGCTTCTCCCCAAATTTCTTTTCATAGGCTGAGGAGGACCATGATTTCCTGGGGTCACCTGGTAGAAGGCTTTGCTTCCTTTCAGGTAGGAGGTAGGTTATTGGGGCAATTCAGTGCCTTTTTCAGTTGATGATGCTTGGAGCCTCATGGTAATGTGGTCAGTTATCCACTTAGCAGGTTTTAGCTACCTATCCTGAGACTGTAGAAAGTGTAAGATACAGATGTTGGGGTAAGATCTCATTGGATTAATTAGGCCAATCATTGTTGATAACAGGGTTGACTCAGAGAAGGGAGTAACCAGAATGGCCAAATGGCCATTTGATTGATGACTTTGTCTTATGGGCTGAGTTGTGCCCCACTCcctattcatatgttgaagttctaaccacTAATGCCTAAGAATATGACTGCATCTGGAGACAGAGGCTTAAAAGAAGAGACTAAGTTAAAATAAGGCCATTAGGATGGGTCCCACCAATCTGACTAGTATCCATGTAAGAGGAGACACCAGGGACACTGGTGCACAGAGGAAAGACTGTATGAAGATGCAGCAAGAGGCAGCCACCTGCAAGGCAAGGACAGAGGGTTCCGAAGAACCCAACCCAATGCTACTGGAGCCTTATATGATTCCAAAAGTGGTACACAGCTAATCTCAAGGGCAAAGAACTGACGGGTGGAAGGGAAGTTCCCATTATTCCAAATTCCAAACTAAGCTCAAAACCCAGGGTATCTACTCAAATATAATCTGAGCAGGTTGTGAACACAGATTCAAGTGTTCAAGTGTCCCATCATGCCAGGAGACAGGTGATTGGATGATTGTTACTAGTACTGTGCAACCAGTCATGGGAAGAATGAGGTTTACGAGTTAAAACTCCAATCCCTGTGTCAGGAGCGCTGCGTGGAGACCTTGGAAAACAAGAAGTCACCAAGGAATAAGGCACAAATTAGTTACTAGGAAATGGAAATGCCACGGTCAGTGGAAGACTGTATAAGCAGGAGTTGGATGGAAGAACACATGGACAGGGTCCAGACAAACCATTATAGTGTGTGTATGTCTTATAATGTTACAATGCATGTAATTAGATAGACATTTTCTGGTTTTggatataacatttttttaaaggtcttatttatttattcatgagagagacagagagagagccagagatataggcagaaggagaagcaggctccccgcaggaagcctgatgcgggacttgatcccaagaccctgggatcatgacctgagccaaagtcagatgctcaactgcttagccacccaggcatcccaggataaaacatttttttaagaacccAGAAGTTAGTAGATCTGTGTAATATTCTTCATATACAGTAGAATCATgagggaaaaggaggaataaATTATAATTTGGCTTTATCTTTTAGCATATAGGCACATAGTACTGGAGAGCCTGCCAAGGGCAAACCCtggataaatgaaatatataacaaccataaatactaaaaatatatttaacataatatatgtaatattgtATAAGATATATAAGAACTTGCTACCAAAGTTTGTTTTTGGCtcccttaaattaaaaaaattaaattttcatgtaTACCATCTGTCAAAATatgagtttctttgtttttatttacaagtTGCCGTATTAGTACTAATTTGTTTTCTGAATTCTAATTCATCTCATGGTAGAAAACACCTGGTTGCATACAACTTAGCAATTTGTGCAAATAATGCAcaaatcatgtgatttttatacaACATATAATTAAATGCATCTTTTGTTGAAGCTTTTGGCTGCTATtgaattatgtatataaattaaaagataatagTGGTACAGTCACATTAATTGGTGACCATCACAACAGCCTGTGGCATCATATCTATTCAACCAACAAGATCACTGGTTTAACCAGATCCCCTTCTGCAGGGCCCTCAGTCTTTATGAGACAAATCTCTTGAGGCAGTACGTGTAGTGGTTAAGGTCAGAGGAGGCACTGACTATATAAGCAGGAGTAGGATCGAAGAATCCCAAGAATAGGGTCTAGACAAACCAttatagtgtgtgtatgtgtgtttgtctTATAAAATTATAACACATATAATAAGATAGATGATAGTCATTTTCTGGCTTTGgatatcacatttaaaaaaagaaaacccagaagtcaCTAGGTCTGTGTAATATTCTTCATCTATGGTAGAATCATTGAAGTCTGGTTTCAAATTGCAGCTGCCCATCTTGCTAGCTGTAgcctttgagcaagttacttaacctttatGGCCCTCAtattccccatctgtaaagtggaattTTAAGAATGCTTCTTTATTGTAAAGATTAAGAGTTACCACATGTAACATGATTACAATAGCAGTTAGTACAAAAGAACCGCCCCATGAAAGTCAGCCATCTATCTGCATTGTGTACTCTCTCCCTTGTTTTCACAGGAGAGAGCCCACACTCCCTATCCCTCAAGAATCATGCCCTCTCCAAAGAAGCAAGatcctttcttcctttaagtTTCCTTCTTAATGTCACCTGGGGGGTGAGAATGACTATAGCAGGGCTAGCTCTTGCATTTCCCAGCATGCCCCTGAGTGGCTGCTGAGCTCACATTGGCCTTTCTTTGAGTTTAGAATGTGGGGTACACTGTGTCTTTGGTTCTCAGCTTTGAGCTCAGCCACCATCCCGGGACAAGAGGGAAGTCCATTTGGCAGGCTGTCATGTCACTTTGTGAAGCTTAAATGTTTAGCCTTCCAGCATGTCTTGCTTTCTGCATGATCAGAGAAAGTATTCACCTCGTCCAGTTTAGTGCAGTGTTTGTCAGAGGGCAGGAAATCTTGGCCTCAGTCTAGTATTATGTAAGTGCCCAAAactccctttttgtttttttgaactcCTATGAACACAGAGCTTTGTAACCCTGCCTTTGCCTGCCTAttattcttcagagagttgagtgGGTCGAAAGATTTTGAAAATCATAGTTTTAAATACCTAGTTAATGTTTCACAGCCTACATTGCTTGACCTTCCTGCTATCACAGTGCAAGTCACATTTCCCCAAGGCAGGTTCCTTGTTTCTAACTTATTTCTTATGAGCAATTTTAAtactggtgggttttttttggtttttttttttttttatgttttttcacTTGATGGGTATTTTTGTgtttatcccccccccccttttttttaagttgaaagctTTCCTCTGGATTTAAGTTGTGTTTGGTTTTTTCctctgggaagaaggaaaaaaaaatttttaaacacaaacAAACTTGCAGTTggcataaaatagaaacaaatagaaaatattggcTGCAAATGCTATTttcacaaagttttccagaggaAAAAGTTATAGCTAATCATTTCCATATTTGCCTGGAAAATAGTTTGAATCTTTGGAGTCTTTACTATTCAGCTCTTTGGTAGGAGATTATATGTAAGCAAAGAGCTCCTTTCTTAACAAGGTTAAAATCTGCTTATTTTAATGAAAAGTGTTGTACAATTTACTTGACCACAAAATGTAAGCTTTTGAACAACACTGAACCAATTTTAGgtaatgtttttcttcttgtttaattgccaaaaaaggatttttttttaagaatctagcACACATAAAGAATGAGCTTctgaaactcagaaataaatacacaaataaagcctaaatcatTACAAAGATGAACATCTCACCAAAGCAGTAGTATATGATTGGTCTCAAGCTggtgagggctttttttttttttttccaagattttatttattcattcatgagagacacagagggagcagcagagacataggtagagggagaagcaggctccctgggtgggggggggggggggggaggcagccagagtggaactcgatcccaggaccccaggatcaggccctgagcggaaggcataccctcaacaactgagccacccaggtgtccctggtgaGGGCTTTTGGAAGTGActaagtttattttcctttctcttttaattcatATTGCCTATTCACCAATTTAATGTgcagtatattttatttgtaacaaAATAGAGTTGTAGACAGTTTGGCATCAAAACAGTGAAAATGAAGatagaactttaaaatatgcTAACAGAATAGAATTATCCAATCAggaacagaaatttttttttttaaaaaaagaaggaaattaacaaaatgataAGGGTAAAGAGTGAAAGTTAGCTATAGTGTTAAGCTATAGTATTTTTACTCAAAAGTCTGTAACCATCTGAGACCATCTCTTAATGCGACCACAACTTCAACCAACCTGTAAACATAGCTTCCTAGGCATCGAAACAATGGTGAAGTCCATTCTCTTGCCATATTCTCTAAATGTGTATGTATCTGCCTAGATGAGACCCAGGGGCAATTAATTTATCCTACCCTCAAGCAATTTAAGAAATTCATATTACTTTTTGATAACAAATTGGTATCTAATGCTTGCTTCAATAGTCAAAGAACTATCATGGCAAAGAAGAATACAGGGATAAAAGGAAGAGTGGAAACTTGCAGTTTTTAGCAAAAACATCTAAGAATGCATGGACTGTTAGAAATTTCAGTGGGTTAGCCTGGGAGGTTGAGCCTGGGAGGTTATAAGACTCTAACAAGAAGATTACTATTTTGAATTCATCTCCagatgttcagaatgatttatAATGCTTGAAGTCAAGATAACCCATATTAAATTGTTTGAGGTTTTATTTCTACTTCCATTTCAGCATCATAGGAGTGATCAGTTCTGTTATCCTGTCAGATAAAGCTATAAGCTCCACTTAAATATACTGTAATTAactgaatatatataattttttcattattttccacaaaaatcagaaataagaaatcaaatccctattttatttttgtgatcatGTCAAGGAGTCAGATGATCATTAAATACTAGGAAAGGAAATGAGACTTGCCTAATATCTACTGGAAGACATCCAAgatgcaattttaaaaagctgattatCTATACCATGTGTTTATCTGTCTCCATTAGTATTGAGGTAATCTTATCCAGAGGCTCCCATGGGGGTGAAAAAAGACACATAACAAATGTTACATTACTTTGTTTTGCAAACAGACTGTTCAGAGATTTTTAATGATGGGTATAAGCGCAGTGGATTTTACAAAATCAAACCTCTCCAGAGCCCAGCAATATTCTCCGTTTACTGTGACATGTCTGATGGAGGAGGATGGACTGTAATTCAGAGACGATCTGATGGCAGTGAGAATTTTAACAGGTGTGCTAATTATGACATAAGGATTTATTTGGAGTAGCATGTGTGAGATTAGAAACTAAGCCTTTTTATTATATCCTGAGGTCTATAATTAGAATTTCACTCTCTAAGTAAGAGACTGAAAGTTCATTTAGTAATCAAGAAAATGTTGGGGGTTGTGAGCAGTAGTTAGGAGGGGTGGGTACCTGGGTTACTCCAAAGGTCCTTTCGGGTTTTGCTAAAATCagcttttactttaaatttttttagggGCTGGGATGACTATGAAAATGGCTTTGGAAATTTTGTTCAGGAAAATGGTGAATATTGGTTGGGTAACAAAAATCTTCACTTACTGACCACGCAAGGTAAGGTTTGCCTGTTACCAAATTCACTTGAAGTAcgattaaaaagaaacaacactaAAATGTTTTCACTAAACCATAGGCAACGGAACCAATTCAGTAACTGCTGTGTTTTGCAGATGGCCACGATCCCTTCTGGGCAATAATCCCCCTTATAAACTGTGGTCACTTAAAACTAGGACCAGAAGCAAAGAAAACTAGATCTGGACTGGAATGGGAGatttctcatatatttattttctatttccagaaaggaaatataatgtcatcatcttttttttttttttttttttttttttaatgcttcaagTTCCTCAAATTATACTTGGGTCAGCTATCTACTGTCACAATAATAGTATGTAACAAACCACTTCAAGATTTATTGGCTTAAagtcacaaacatttattattgctCACAAATGTACAAGTTGGCTGGGCGGTGTTGCTCATCAAGGCTGCGTGCTGCCGATCTTGGCTGGGCGTGCTCATGGGTCTGTGACCGATGTCCTGGTCTGCTGGAGGCTGGCTATTATAGTGGGTCTCAGATGGAACCACTGAGCTCTGCTCTTTACCGTCTCTCACCTTCCAGGTAGCTTGCCTGGACCTGTTCTTGTATTGCAGGCAGTGTTCCAAAAAAGAGAGAGTTCAAGTACCGAAGTTTCTTGAGACCTAGCCTTAGAACCGGCACATGATCATTTTTACTGCCTTCTTCTGGTAAAAGCAAGTCACAGGAGCAGCGCAATTTaatgggaaacaaaacaaaacaaaacaaatcaaaaaaggGAAACAGACTTGATGGAAGGAGTTACAAAGTGGCATTGCAAAGGTTGAGGCCAACATTTAGGTCATTGAGGCTGTTTTTGCAAAAAACACCATAAGAAATCTTCTTGTCTCTATCCCCTTcagcttttattttgaaaaatttcgaAGATACAGCAAAATTGACAAAAGATTCAACCTACGACCTAGATTCTACACTAacattttagtgtttttattattttaatcacatATCTAGCCATCCAtcaagctgttttattttattgacacATTTCAAATTGACGACATCTGTATGATTCCCCTTGTCTTATGTACTGCATGGGTATCTTCTGTTAGGGTTCAGTATTTGCCTAAAATATCATTAGTTTGATGAATTTTCTAAGTTTCTCTTTCCCATGATCAAAATTTACTCCAGCCCATTGCCTTCCTTGTCTCAAGTGTAAAGCCAAGATCATAGGCAGCCCCACTGAGGTCTGATGCAGAATGTTTTATAAAAGGCAATTGTATTGCTCAAGAAAGTATGCTATATCATACTGGCAATGCATTAAACATAAAAGCAAGAGTTTGCTTGTTTCATCCAAGTTAAGGAAAGTTATTGGTATTTCTATATTCATAATTCATAAGTAGGATTATAATTATAGGGATCTTTGAGACACCAGAATAATAGACAGAGAGAATAGATAATCTTAGAATCCTGAGAACTTTCTTTGCTTGTCCTTCTTGTGATCAATGCTCTCTAAATTTATATAAGATATCCCTTCcttcaatgtatttattttcatagttttgagTGCTTTATGATAGATATATAACACTTATCATACCTGCTTTTTTTGGGACACATTAATAGTTATCTGGTTTCTTACTGAAACTATGAAAACTCTAAGAAGTAACACTTGGCTCTTTCTAAATACACAAAGTTCAAAATTATttgtcaaattattattttttttcaaattattgttaAATGCTTATTCACCCAGATGTACTTTGCCAACACATCTGCTTCCCCTTTATGTTTTAATTGGTGTTCAGTCTCCTACTCTCATGACAGCAAAAATGTATTTATCAGTTCCAGGCTTCACAACCACATATCACATCATCCCAAGGAAAACCCATGCTTTGTCCCTGCATTCTTTAATTGTGAGAGCACTTAAGGCTAGTGAATTTCCTCTGAAAATAGCCTTATCCCCATTACATAAGTTTTGACTGGAAGTGTTtgcaataaaatgaatttaggaaTGGTCTGTAATTGCATTTTGATTTAGTTATTGACCATAAAGATATTTAGATGGTTACCTGAAACATTGAGACTGAGACTTCGTATCTCTCCTACAATGTAAAGTATATTTTAGGAGAGTTAACTTAGCCTGCCTTACTGTTCTCATCCACTTCACAGTCTTGGTTCATATAAGCTCTCCTGCCTTTCGATAAGATTAGAGGGGTTTCTTCCAGAATTCCACATTAGAGAGCTCCAGGGGAGGAAGAGTCTGGGGGCTAGAGTGCCACCGCCAACAGAAGCCCACACTCCTCCCACACTCAGTAACAGCCAATCCAGCATTCCCTGCCCAAACAGCCCTGAGCTTGTTTCCAGGACCTGTTCATGCCTCTTTTTATCTATCCCCCTTGAGAAGATTGTGTTGCTGGTGGGCACATCCCTAAGCCTGAGGGGAGGTAAAGCAATAGCTTTTCATGTGGGTGTAAAGAGAGCTTGGATGTGCGGGCTGGAATGTCCACAAATGTGGACAAGGCCCTTTTTGTGCATGATGGAGAATAGAgatagggaaaggaagagaggaagcagacCATACACGAGACCCGTGCGATGGAGTCCAGAGGGCCTCTCCCTCTGGGCTTGCAGGTTCTGACTTGGAATCCCAAGGAGACGAAGACACTAAATTCAAACCCAGCCTCATAGGTCATTGTGAAATATTACCTATCGAAGTAAGAGGATAGAACGTATATTATCTAAGTTAGTTTGGTTTATAACTCTCTGGCTTTTGACAATAGTTctgttttccaaaaaaagaataatctttgtGATTCACAAATGATGGgacaatggagaaaagatcaCTTGATGATACCAACTAGTtcaattattatttacttttatgatCAACGTTCTTAAAGAAAAAGCAGACAAATCTTTAAACTTCTTAAAACttctattgtttcatttttagatttttttttttgagagagagagagattgagagagcatgtgtgtgtgagcagggggaggggccgagggagaggagagagagaatcctaagcaggctccatacccagtgtggagaccgatgtgggactcgatctcatgatcctaagatcatgatctgagctgaagccaagagtccaATGTTTAACCCCCTAAGCCACCGAGGCACCTCTCATTGTCAGATTTCTTAATCTGGTAACTAAATAATGACttattttctattgttctttGTCAAATGGATTTCACTAGCTTTTACCAGTAATAGATCTATAAAAAATTTCCATCTTTAATATTTTGTCCCTAGCTATTTTCAAgtaaaatacacaataaaatgtTCATGCTGTAAATACAATGGAGTCACTGTTTATTCTTTGAAAACTGACTCATGGCAGAAGGAAATGGTTCAAGTAAAATAGAGCCTTGAATTGTTTTTAACCTCAATTAATCAATGTCATCTCACACATCAGAAATACTCAATaacttcttgctttttttttttttttttaggagactACACTTTAAAAATTGACCTTgcagattttgaaaaaaacagcCGCTATGCACAATATAAACTTTTCAAAGTTGGAGATGAAAAGGTACTCAAATTTTCAAATAAGTAGCATCAGGAATTAATTGTGTAAAATATAAACCCTGAAGCCAGAGGAAACAAAGATATACAGTAAAACCTGttcttttgtttattaaataagCAATTATTAACATTAACTTAATTATtaacagtaaataaaacattatagtGACAACTAATAGTGGAAGTTGCCTCTTTTCCTTTAGAATTCCTATGAGTTGAACATTGGGGAATATTCTGGAACAGCTGGAGACTCCCTTGCTGGGAATCTTCATCCTGAGGTGCAATGGTGGGGTAGTCACCAGAGAATGAAATTCAGCACATGGGACAGAGATCATGACAACTACGAAGGGAACTGTGCAGAAGAAGATCAGTCTGGCTGGTGGTTTAACAGGTTTGCATTTTATAAACATAGTTGCGATGGCGTTGATGATATCTTACTGGTCGGCATTAATTATAATATGTGAGGTAATGCTGTCTTCTTTGTAGTACTGGTATTATTAAGTAATCATCCTTATTAGAATTCTTCAGTGATGACGTATTTTTGAGGATTTGCTCATTGTGTGCATTAATAAAGCTTGAAATGTATTatagaaataaatcaaattacTGCTTATACAAAGATTGCTTGCAAACTGAATTATGGGCAAGTTATCATAAACAGTTGACCACATGGACATGAAGATATAGAGAGcatttatatatgagaaatattttcAGCGCTCTAATAACCAGTTTGGTCTTTCACCTTCTCCTATCTCATGAAATGGCTAtgttatttttgcaattttttctaTGTGAAACTATTTTTCAAtcactctgcctttggctcaggtcaggattctggggtctggggattgagtcccacatcaggctccctgtagggagcctgattctccctctgcctatgtctctgtctctgcctctctgtctcatgaataaataaaatcttaaaaaaattttttaatcattgaatCCAAGGTCCTCCCAATACAGAAATTTCCTCTAAAATGTTCTTGACACCTAATTCCACCCTCTGGCTGAATACTTCAAAGTTACTTTATCAACTAGCTCATTCTGTTTCTTAATTGtactcagtttttccttttattagctTGAAATCTGCCTTCTTATATcctgccagatttttttttttctcagtagttATAGAGAGTTGTAATTCCCTTTCAACATAACCCTGCAGGCAATGGATGAGAAGATATTTACTGTATTCctcaatattttctcttctcttggccAGATATCCTTGACTCATTTC belongs to Canis lupus baileyi chromosome 15, mCanLup2.hap1, whole genome shotgun sequence and includes:
- the FGL1 gene encoding fibrinogen-like protein 1; the encoded protein is MFSFILVTTILVIGRESWALENCLQEQARLRAQVHLLETRVKQQQVKITRLLHEKEIQFLDKGEENNVIDLGGKRQYADCSEIFNDGYKRSGFYKIKPLQSPAIFSVYCDMSDGGGWTVIQRRSDGSENFNRGWDDYENGFGNFVQENGEYWLGNKNLHLLTTQGDYTLKIDLADFEKNSRYAQYKLFKVGDEKNSYELNIGEYSGTAGDSLAGNLHPEVQWWGSHQRMKFSTWDRDHDNYEGNCAEEDQSGWWFNRCHSANLNGFYYPGPYTAKTDNGVVWHTWHGWWYSLKSVVMKIRPNDFIPNIV